A region of Symbiobacterium terraclitae DNA encodes the following proteins:
- a CDS encoding methyl-accepting chemotaxis protein has product MKRNIPVTQVEHDYPAEERLISETDLRGIITAANASFCAVAGYTLEELVGKPHNIVRHPDMPPAAFKDMWDTIQAGERWVGIVKNRCKNGDHYWVKAVVSPIKVDGKIVGYRSVRRKPSREEIAAAEQLYKRMNAGEKGLLDTLGSLRRRESLGERLGAGGQQLILLGWPALVAIGLATVGTLGMSPALLWALAAAGGMVGCALALLVYRWQIEPLTAFAEAMAKFERGDLSARIDLPGRSRMAEIARSINLALDGVEIAVSDISQMLDGLKRGEFGRRIHTTLPGELGRIKEAANRTAEQIESTVDALNAQLAALADGELDLQQHAIAAEGRFREAQETAATAAARLAAVLKDVIESVQALASFDLSRTVQAQAKGQLAVLAEQYNAALEVLTNTLLTLRGQASLVANAAQENSRATEQIAEGATDQMLTVEQVSRAVRESGSTISALAADAETASGKSSETVAVVQASRAAMERMVSIVEAIAASSEQISKFTNVIEEIAAQTNLLSLNAAIEAARAGEHGKGFAVVASEVGHLAASSSKSAKEINVLVKRAVEEARRAAESVAAVSTEMDRIEQAARESHDLLARIAAAIEEQGATMSEIGDHADRLTAIAQSNAAATEELAASASELAGIAEATFAEVDRFRLREGARA; this is encoded by the coding sequence ATGAAACGGAACATACCCGTGACTCAGGTTGAGCACGACTATCCGGCTGAGGAGCGACTGATCTCGGAGACCGATCTGCGCGGGATCATCACCGCCGCCAACGCCTCGTTCTGCGCCGTGGCCGGGTACACGCTCGAGGAGCTGGTCGGCAAGCCCCACAACATCGTGCGCCACCCGGACATGCCGCCGGCCGCCTTCAAGGACATGTGGGACACCATCCAGGCCGGAGAGCGGTGGGTCGGGATCGTCAAGAACCGCTGCAAGAACGGCGACCACTACTGGGTGAAGGCCGTCGTCTCGCCGATCAAGGTGGACGGCAAGATCGTGGGCTACCGGTCGGTGCGGCGCAAGCCCTCGCGGGAGGAGATCGCCGCCGCGGAGCAGCTGTACAAGCGCATGAACGCCGGCGAGAAGGGGCTCCTGGACACGCTGGGCAGCCTCAGGCGCCGGGAGAGCCTGGGCGAGCGGCTGGGCGCCGGGGGCCAGCAGCTGATCCTGCTGGGCTGGCCTGCCCTGGTGGCCATCGGGCTGGCCACCGTCGGCACCCTGGGCATGTCGCCTGCGCTGCTCTGGGCGCTCGCCGCCGCGGGCGGCATGGTGGGCTGCGCGCTGGCCCTGCTCGTCTACCGCTGGCAGATCGAGCCCCTCACCGCCTTCGCCGAGGCGATGGCGAAGTTCGAACGGGGCGACCTGAGCGCCCGTATCGACCTGCCCGGCCGCTCCCGCATGGCCGAGATCGCCCGGTCGATCAACCTGGCCCTGGACGGCGTGGAGATCGCCGTCTCCGACATCAGCCAGATGCTGGACGGCCTCAAGCGCGGCGAGTTCGGGCGGCGCATCCACACGACGCTGCCGGGCGAGCTGGGCCGCATCAAGGAGGCGGCCAACCGCACCGCCGAGCAGATCGAGTCCACCGTGGACGCCCTCAACGCCCAGCTGGCCGCGCTGGCCGACGGCGAGCTGGATCTGCAGCAGCACGCGATCGCCGCCGAGGGCAGGTTCCGGGAGGCGCAGGAGACCGCCGCGACGGCCGCAGCGCGGCTGGCCGCGGTGCTGAAGGATGTGATCGAGTCCGTCCAGGCCCTGGCGTCCTTCGACCTCAGCCGCACGGTGCAGGCCCAGGCGAAGGGGCAGCTGGCGGTCCTGGCCGAGCAGTACAACGCCGCCCTGGAGGTGCTGACCAACACGCTGCTCACGCTCCGCGGCCAGGCCAGCCTGGTGGCCAACGCGGCGCAGGAGAACAGCAGGGCCACCGAGCAGATCGCCGAGGGCGCCACGGACCAGATGCTCACGGTGGAGCAGGTGAGCCGCGCGGTGCGGGAGTCCGGCAGCACGATTTCCGCCCTCGCGGCCGACGCCGAGACGGCCAGCGGCAAGTCCAGCGAGACCGTCGCGGTCGTGCAGGCCAGCCGGGCCGCCATGGAGCGCATGGTCTCCATCGTGGAGGCGATCGCCGCCAGCAGCGAGCAGATCAGCAAGTTCACCAACGTGATCGAGGAGATCGCCGCGCAGACCAACCTGCTCTCGCTCAACGCCGCCATCGAGGCCGCCCGGGCCGGCGAGCACGGCAAGGGCTTCGCCGTGGTCGCCTCCGAGGTGGGCCACCTGGCCGCCAGCTCCAGCAAGTCCGCGAAGGAGATCAACGTCCTGGTGAAGCGGGCGGTGGAGGAGGCCCGGCGGGCTGCGGAGAGCGTGGCCGCCGTCAGCACCGAGATGGACCGCATCGAGCAGGCGGCCCGGGAGAGCCACGACCTGCTGGCCCGCATCGCCGCCGCCATCGAGGAGCAGGGCGCGACGATGAGCGAGATCGGCGACCACGCCGACCGCCTGACGGCCATCGCCCAGTCCAACGCCGCAGCCACGGAAGAGCTGGCTGCATCGGCCTCCGAGCTGGCCGGCATCGCCGAGGCGACCTTCGCCGAGGTGGACCGGTTCCGGCTGCGGGAAGGGGCGCGGGCGTAG